From the Endozoicomonas sp. Mp262 genome, the window TGTTTTTGAGCCCAGCCTGCTGCACGTAATAGAACACTTTCAGGAATACCCGCAGCATAACCTGCGGCTCCATAGTTGTAATTTCCGAAATTCTGATATTCTCTTCCTTGTTGCTTATAATCCCATGGGCCTTTATTTTTAACTTGTTCCATAAACCAGTAATAATCCATAAGACCAGCAAATAATCCGGCTCTTTCACTAGCCTCCTTCATGTTTGCCTCAATAGAGACATTTTTTGGAGACTTTGGAGCGTTAACCGCTTCAAAAAAAGTATTTCTATTTTTTCCTGATGCTCCCACTGCTGCGTCAAAAGCTTCTGTCATTTCAGATTCTGACAACTGAGGATGCTTTTTACCAAGTGAAGTAGGTTGACGTGTTTGGGAGAAAAAAGAAGACATAAAAAACCACCTGTGACTTACTAACTAAAGCTTTTTATAGCATGAAGTAAGCATTTATCAAGAGAGCTTAACTTATTGATATAATAGAGTGATCGTTTATATGTGAAGCGCATAACGCTTGCAGCAGGGGCAGCGAACGCAGTGAGCTGTCCTATGCCTGCACTTGTTATGTTGCATTTTTGATAATTGCTGTTGCTGCTGATATAGAGTCTTTCCACTCCAAGTTTCTTTGCGGCGTTCTGTTAACTCTATGAATAATTTCTCCAGTATTACAATATTCCAAACCACCATCGGCATCAATAAAATACTGGTACATTGATATAAGATCATTCATGTTACCAAGTAACTTTCGACTATTTGTAGAGGTAAGCTCTATAGTTCTATTTTCTTGAATGATTTTGCCTATAGTCTCATTACTGAAGCCTTCTAATTTCAATAGCTGCTCTAGCCCCCAAGGGAAACCCTTTATCGTTTCTTTTGATTTTATTTTCTTGACTCCCGTAAATATAAATGAAAGTAAAGTCACCTCATTCATAAAGATGATAATTTTTCTTCTTTCTTGAGTAAAAATGTTTGTGTACCAGTTCCCAAGAGCACTATCTGAATCAGATATATCACACAAGTCTGATGTCTTAACACCCAAAAAATCTTGCACTTTTTTTGTGCAT encodes:
- a CDS encoding polymorphic toxin type 44 domain-containing protein yields the protein MSSFFSQTRQPTSLGKKHPQLSESEMTEAFDAAVGASGKNRNTFFEAVNAPKSPKNVSIEANMKEASERAGLFAGLMDYYWFMEQVKNKGPWDYKQQGREYQNFGNYNYGAAGYAAGIPESVLLRAAGWAQKQAGTSDESWGSYWFKEPYGDDPEDQRWIKEGIERAKKSGY